One part of the Balneolaceae bacterium genome encodes these proteins:
- a CDS encoding ThuA domain-containing protein — protein MNVFQNGLRIFKILAILMIAALIGTLNVNAQENDQWITFEPGEGPGNGQHIVLVSGDDEYRSEEALPMLAKILSKHHGFKTTVLFAIEPESGEIKPDYQNNIPGLENLESADLMVIFTRFRELPDEQMKYIDEYVQSGKPIVALRTATHAFAYSENSESEYAKYSYNSDVPGWEGGFGRQILGETWVDHHGDHGSEGTRGLIDGIMERNDHPIIRGVSDIWGPTDVYGTRELQGDVDVLVWGASTNGMTPEASINWEKSIMPVAWTKTYTSEQGNTGKVFTTTMGSSEDLESEGFRRLLVNACYWALDMGEEVSENSNVELIGEYTPTKFGFGDFIQGLKPIDYK, from the coding sequence ATGAATGTATTTCAAAATGGTTTAAGAATATTCAAAATTCTGGCGATTCTGATGATAGCAGCTTTAATTGGTACCCTGAATGTGAATGCCCAGGAAAACGACCAATGGATTACGTTTGAACCGGGCGAGGGACCGGGCAACGGGCAACATATTGTACTGGTAAGCGGGGATGATGAATATCGGTCCGAAGAAGCCCTGCCTATGCTGGCCAAAATTTTATCGAAACATCACGGATTTAAAACCACTGTTCTTTTTGCAATTGAGCCTGAGAGCGGTGAAATCAAACCCGATTATCAAAACAATATTCCGGGTCTGGAAAATCTTGAATCTGCTGATCTGATGGTGATTTTTACCCGCTTCCGTGAATTGCCGGACGAACAGATGAAATATATTGATGAATACGTGCAATCCGGTAAACCGATCGTAGCCTTGCGAACGGCAACGCATGCGTTTGCCTACTCAGAAAATTCGGAAAGTGAATATGCAAAGTATTCCTACAATAGTGATGTTCCCGGCTGGGAAGGCGGATTTGGAAGACAAATTCTCGGTGAAACCTGGGTAGATCACCATGGAGATCATGGAAGTGAAGGAACCAGGGGCTTAATTGATGGAATTATGGAGCGAAATGATCATCCAATAATTAGGGGTGTTTCCGATATTTGGGGACCAACGGATGTATATGGAACCAGGGAGCTTCAGGGCGATGTGGATGTTCTGGTATGGGGAGCATCAACCAATGGAATGACACCAGAGGCTTCTATCAATTGGGAAAAATCAATCATGCCGGTGGCCTGGACAAAAACATATACTTCGGAACAGGGAAATACCGGGAAAGTTTTTACTACAACCATGGGATCTTCTGAGGATCTGGAAAGTGAGGGCTTTCGAAGGCTTTTGGTCAACGCCTGTTACTGGGCTCTCGACATGGGAGAGGAGGTTTCTGAAAATAGCAACGTTGAACTTATTGGAGAATATACACCCACGAAATTCGGTTTTGGTGATTTTATCCAGGGCCTTAAACCGATTGATTATAAATAA
- a CDS encoding hydroxyacid dehydrogenase → MKKNVLLLETVATEADTLLRENTIVHEAFQPVNPVEVAKNTTIHAIVTRGKGQVNRELMDACPDLEVVARCGVGLDNVDVPEATKRGVKVINAPGSNSSTIAEHALTLMLMCVRNAWTSVERVKDGDWSWRNRYSGDELREKTLGILGMGNIGQRVAKLADAFGMKVIYWDKFPVQSEYESGSMQNVLKRADVVTIHVPLLEETKNLIGKKQLDLMKPGAFLINTARGPIIDEAALLKALDSGTIAGFAADVLAVEPPGSDHLLVNHPKTLITPHTGSLTATTYRNMCVSTVQNVIAVLSGSKPDPKSVFNRDNLNSN, encoded by the coding sequence ATGAAAAAAAATGTACTTCTTCTCGAAACCGTTGCTACAGAGGCGGATACCCTGTTGCGTGAAAATACAATTGTTCATGAGGCTTTTCAGCCTGTGAATCCGGTTGAAGTTGCCAAAAATACTACCATTCACGCGATTGTCACCCGGGGCAAAGGCCAGGTGAACCGAGAGTTGATGGATGCCTGCCCCGATCTTGAAGTCGTGGCCCGCTGTGGTGTTGGCCTTGATAATGTGGATGTTCCCGAAGCAACAAAGCGGGGTGTCAAAGTCATTAACGCTCCCGGTTCCAACTCATCAACCATAGCCGAACATGCCTTAACCCTGATGCTGATGTGTGTCCGAAATGCATGGACGTCTGTTGAGCGCGTCAAGGACGGGGACTGGAGCTGGCGGAACCGATACAGCGGGGATGAACTGAGAGAAAAAACACTTGGTATTTTGGGAATGGGAAATATAGGTCAACGGGTTGCAAAACTGGCTGATGCTTTTGGGATGAAGGTGATATATTGGGATAAATTTCCTGTTCAATCGGAATATGAAAGCGGCTCAATGCAAAATGTTCTGAAACGGGCGGATGTTGTGACGATTCATGTACCGCTTCTGGAAGAGACGAAAAATTTGATAGGTAAAAAGCAGCTTGATCTCATGAAACCGGGTGCTTTTCTCATCAATACGGCAAGAGGGCCTATTATTGATGAAGCGGCTCTTTTAAAAGCATTGGACAGCGGAACAATTGCAGGTTTTGCGGCTGATGTTCTTGCTGTTGAACCACCGGGTAGCGATCATCTTTTGGTGAATCATCCAAAAACCCTCATTACCCCACACACTGGAAGCCTTACAGCCACCACCTACCGGAATATGTGTGTGTCTACGGTTCAAAATGTGATTGCAGTCCTCAGCGGATCAAAACCCGACCCGAAATCAGTGTTTAACAGGGATAATTTGAATAGCAATTAG
- a CDS encoding sugar phosphate isomerase/epimerase, which translates to MELAIHNWMRAEPIETTIERIARLGYHKLEISGEPESYDTQKVGKLLKDHGIGCWGSVTLMMEERNLLAADEDQRAMSIQYVKDVVKMVKELNGTMVSVVPGTVGKLVPDGRPEEEWEWAVSSMKEIYDYAESQEILIGIEPINRFETYFINRGDQALALAKEVGPNCGVCLDVFHMNIEEDDIYDAILRAKGRINGIHVADNNRMAPGMGKLNWPKIIDTVKEAGFDGAISVEFCSPVDRTPANPYLNSIDEKPEGLSAEQKKFIEDHGSTSVSEEFYTELTRRSAEKLLPLIS; encoded by the coding sequence ATGGAACTTGCAATACACAACTGGATGCGCGCCGAACCGATTGAAACCACAATCGAACGAATTGCCCGCCTCGGCTACCATAAACTGGAAATTTCCGGTGAACCGGAATCCTACGACACTCAAAAAGTTGGCAAACTGTTAAAAGACCACGGAATAGGCTGCTGGGGATCGGTCACCCTGATGATGGAAGAGCGAAATTTACTTGCTGCTGATGAAGATCAGCGGGCCATGTCTATTCAGTATGTGAAAGATGTTGTAAAAATGGTAAAAGAACTGAATGGTACTATGGTATCTGTTGTGCCGGGCACTGTTGGTAAACTGGTTCCCGATGGCCGTCCCGAAGAGGAGTGGGAGTGGGCCGTATCATCCATGAAAGAGATTTATGACTATGCGGAATCACAGGAAATTCTGATCGGCATTGAACCCATTAACCGGTTCGAAACCTACTTTATCAACAGGGGTGACCAGGCTCTTGCACTTGCAAAAGAGGTAGGGCCCAACTGCGGTGTATGCCTGGACGTGTTTCATATGAATATTGAAGAAGATGATATTTATGACGCGATTCTCCGGGCAAAGGGAAGAATCAACGGCATTCATGTGGCGGATAATAACCGGATGGCACCGGGGATGGGTAAATTAAACTGGCCTAAGATTATAGACACGGTAAAAGAAGCTGGGTTTGACGGGGCTATTTCTGTGGAATTCTGTTCACCGGTTGACCGAACTCCTGCAAATCCGTATCTGAATTCAATTGATGAGAAGCCGGAGGGGTTAAGTGCCGAACAGAAAAAATTTATTGAAGATCACGGCAGTACATCCGTTTCTGAAGAGTTCTATACGGAACTGACCCGCAGATCGGCTGAAAAGCTTTTACCGTTGATTAGTTGA
- a CDS encoding mandelate racemase/muconate lactonizing enzyme family protein: MIIENVEAYWLRCPIQEAKQHRSDYGLLTHFDMTLVVVTTKDGLQGFGEAKAAVGSSGVCASIVSCVENELKPALIGQDARNITRIWEQLYSGTRDHYALARGRKFPILGRRGLTISAISGVDMALWDLKGKALNVPVVELLGGACRDQMPAYASGGWADVDGIGEQLSGYVSKGFDGVKMRVGVMDDTVGKSIARVKAAREALGPDIKIMADAHGTYSVPEAKQFCRGVEDSDLYWFEEPISPDNPKGTAEVRASTSIPIAAGESEYTCFDVRDLISHRAIDVVQPDAAIIGGISEAMRVGHLAQAWQLELAPHCWGSAFSFMAGVTVAFASPSATIIEFSLGGNPMMYDLVNENIEAENGKIKAPDTPGLGVTPNWDFVKEYKQKI; encoded by the coding sequence ATGATCATAGAAAACGTAGAAGCTTATTGGCTTCGCTGTCCCATTCAGGAAGCAAAACAACACCGGTCCGATTATGGATTGCTTACCCATTTTGATATGACTCTGGTTGTTGTAACAACCAAAGATGGGTTGCAGGGTTTTGGCGAGGCGAAAGCGGCGGTTGGTTCTTCCGGGGTGTGTGCTTCCATTGTAAGCTGTGTGGAAAATGAACTGAAACCGGCATTAATTGGTCAGGATGCACGGAATATTACCCGGATCTGGGAACAGCTTTATAGCGGAACGCGCGATCACTATGCCCTGGCAAGAGGCCGGAAATTTCCAATCCTGGGGAGAAGAGGACTCACTATATCGGCCATCAGCGGTGTGGATATGGCACTGTGGGATTTGAAGGGAAAAGCCCTGAATGTTCCGGTTGTGGAACTGCTTGGAGGAGCCTGCCGGGATCAGATGCCTGCGTATGCAAGCGGCGGCTGGGCGGATGTGGATGGCATTGGCGAACAACTTTCCGGTTATGTATCAAAGGGATTTGATGGAGTAAAGATGCGGGTAGGGGTGATGGACGATACAGTTGGAAAGAGCATTGCCAGGGTAAAAGCTGCCCGCGAAGCCCTGGGACCTGATATTAAGATTATGGCGGATGCACACGGCACCTACAGTGTACCCGAAGCCAAACAGTTTTGCAGGGGAGTTGAAGATTCTGATTTATACTGGTTTGAAGAACCGATCAGCCCGGATAACCCGAAGGGAACCGCAGAGGTTCGTGCCTCAACATCCATTCCCATTGCAGCCGGTGAAAGCGAATACACCTGTTTTGATGTCCGTGATTTGATCAGCCATCGGGCGATAGATGTTGTTCAGCCGGATGCAGCGATCATCGGCGGAATCTCGGAAGCGATGCGGGTGGGCCATCTTGCGCAGGCATGGCAGCTGGAACTTGCTCCTCACTGCTGGGGATCTGCTTTTTCATTTATGGCAGGTGTTACCGTTGCATTTGCAAGCCCTTCAGCTACAATTATAGAATTTTCGCTGGGTGGCAACCCGATGATGTATGATCTGGTAAACGAAAACATAGAAGCAGAAAACGGAAAAATAAAAGCTCCCGATACACCCGGTTTGGGCGTTACACCCAATTGGGATTTTGTGAAGGAGTACAAGCAAAAAATTTAA
- a CDS encoding VOC family protein, giving the protein MSRAVKINHVTLIVDNLEEAGEFYEKELGLDPLPAFNFDYPVMFFDINDEQQLHLSEWEDTPSFRGHVCMQVDDFNSIFKRMKELEAIDIKPWGNVRQLPDGAMQMFVRDPSGNLVELSSHPDADIDEAIFEDELYEEGLYKSNREDYRGYKSDDASLYHGEKKKKSNRFEYYSWRRFMFCLLVSSFYYRLL; this is encoded by the coding sequence ATGTCACGCGCAGTTAAAATCAACCATGTAACACTTATCGTAGATAATCTGGAAGAAGCTGGCGAATTTTATGAAAAAGAGCTGGGCCTCGATCCGCTGCCCGCTTTCAATTTCGATTACCCGGTAATGTTTTTTGATATCAACGATGAACAGCAGCTCCATCTTTCAGAGTGGGAAGACACACCCTCATTCCGGGGCCACGTCTGCATGCAGGTGGATGATTTCAATTCCATCTTTAAACGTATGAAAGAGTTAGAGGCGATTGATATCAAACCCTGGGGAAACGTGCGACAGTTACCCGATGGTGCCATGCAGATGTTTGTACGTGATCCCTCCGGAAATCTCGTAGAGTTGTCCTCCCATCCGGATGCTGATATTGATGAAGCTATTTTTGAGGATGAACTCTATGAAGAAGGGCTTTACAAATCCAATCGTGAAGATTACAGGGGATATAAAAGTGATGATGCATCGCTTTATCACGGTGAGAAGAAAAAGAAAAGTAATCGGTTTGAATATTATTCTTGGAGAAGGTTTATGTTCTGTCTGTTAGTGTCATCTTTCTATTACCGTCTGCTTTAG